The Candoia aspera isolate rCanAsp1 chromosome 6, rCanAsp1.hap2, whole genome shotgun sequence genome has a segment encoding these proteins:
- the LRIT1 gene encoding leucine-rich repeat, immunoglobulin-like domain and transmembrane domain-containing protein 1, protein MWVTVGFLCCLSFGSLPWMLCFCPSQCSCSFYSISERTRARAILCNDPEMTLTPANFPGDTFKLRIEKTAIRRVTGESLHSLHNLEFLWMPYNALASLRVANFRGLYQLQELRLDGNVLASFPWEALQNMPQLRLLDLHNNQIASIPAHAAQYIRNITYLDISSNKLMMLPQELIAVWLSLQAVPHFPNDNSKIILGLQDNPWACGCSLYEMAHFLNFQSLNIAFIEPKLKCFNPENLARVFFSQVELRKCQSPVVHTSVAKVKSTLGSTVLLRCGTTGVPVPELSWRRADGKPLNGTVHQEISSDGTSWSILGLPVISYFDSGEYICKAKNFLGTTEAFISLIITDSKSIDDPAADLKGMWNGPVKGMETAAHNDNLVARYVMPTSTPPTSDVRPGPAKTDGNLALQDQALNMKNNPRNILASLPTTHQESECIVRSVRVIGDTDHSVSLAWKAPQANNTTIFSILYAIFGEKDMRRIDVEPRKTRATISGLMPKTKYIACVCVKGLIPKKEQCIIFSTDEVASAGGTQKLINVVVISVACVIAVPLTLVVCCGALKRRCKKCFIQKPKEIQDSYVTFESLSPGTKAKGIEGEYLTHHILDESNRLLSSRSSVDSEAVPKVDGQLNEYFC, encoded by the exons ATGTGGGTCACAGTGGGCTTCCTTTGCTGCCTAAGTTTTGGAAGTCTGCCTTGGATGCTCTGTTTTTGCCCTTCTCAATGCAGCTGCTCCTTCTACAGCATCAGTGAAAGGACAAGAGCGAG AGCTATTCTGTGCAATGACCCGGAGATGACACTTACACCTGCGAACTTCCCGGGAGACACTTTTAAACTTCGGATAGAAAAAACAGCAATTCGAAGAGTCACTGGGGAGTCTCTCCATTCTCTTCACAACTTGGAATTCCTCTGGATGCCCTACAATGCCTTGGCAAGTCTCAGAGTGGCTAACTTTAGGGGCCTGTACCAGCTGCAAGAGCTCAGGCTGGATGGAAATGTCCTTGCCTCCTTTCCGTGGGAAGCTCTTCAAAACATGCCCCAGCTGAGATTGCTGGACTTGCATAACAATCAGATTGCCTCCATACCAGCCCATGCTGCTCAGTATATCCGGAACATCACTTATCTAGATATCTCAAGCAATAAACTGATGATGCTTCCTCAAGAACTTATTGCAGTCTGGTTGAGTCTCCAAGCAGTTCCACACTTCCCTAATGACAACTCTAAGATCATCTTAG GCTTACAGGACAATCCGTGGGCCTGTGGCTGCAGCCTCTATGAGATGGCTCACTTCCTCAACTTCCAGTCCCTCAATATAGCATTCATTGaaccaaaactgaaatgcttcaaTCCTGAGAACCTGGCTAGAGTTTTCTTCAGTCAAGTGGAACTGAGGAAGTGCCAGAGCCCAGTTGTGCACACCTCAGTGGCTAAAGTGAAGAGCACGCTGGGAAGCACAGTCCTGCTGCGGTGTGGGACCACTGGGGTGCCGGTTCCGGAGCTGAGCTGGAGGAGGGCTGATGGAAAACCACTCAATGGCACAG TGCACCAAGAAATTTCCAGTGATGGAACAAGCTGGTCTATTTTAGGACTGCCTGTTATCTCTTACTTTGATTCGGGAGAATACATATGCAAAGCAAAGAACTTTCTTGGCACCACTGAAGCATTTATCTCCTTGATCATCACTGATTCGAAAAGCATAGATGACCCTGCGGCAGATTTGAAAGGAATGTGGAATGGACCAGTCAAGGGAATGGAAACAGCAGCCCACAACGACAATCTAGTCGCAAGATATGTCATGCCAACTTCAACTCCTCCCACTTCGGATGTCAGACCAGGTCCAGCCAAGACCGATGGGAATCTGGCGCTTCAAGATCAGGCACTAAATATGAAAAACAACCCAAGAAATATTTTAGCAAGTCtgcccaccactcaccaggaatCTGAATGCATAGTGAGGTCTGTCAGAGTTATTGGAGATACTGATCATAGTGTCTCCTTAGCGTGGAAAGCCCCCCAGGCCAATAATACTACTATATTCAGTATCCTTTATGCAATCTTTGGAGAGAAGGACATGCGCAGGATCGATGTGGAGCCAAGGAAGACCAGGGCCACCATCAGTGGTTTGATGCCGAAGACCAAATATATCGCATGCGTTTGTGTGAAAGGACTAATACCCAAGAAGGAACAGTGCATCATCTTCTCAACAGATGAAGTTGCCAGTGCTGGTGGAACCCAAAAACTGATCAACGTGGTGGTCATCAGTGTGGCTTGTGTCATTGCGGTCCCTCTGACCCTGGTGGTCTGTTGTGGGGCTCTGAAAAGAcgctgcaaaaaatgcttcatTCAGAAACCCAAGGAAATTCAGGACTCTTATGTCACTTTTGAAAGCCTCTCTCCAGGAACAAAAGCAAAAGGCATAGAGGGGGAATACTTGACTCATCACATACTTGATGAATCTAATAGGTTACTCTCTTCAAGGTCCAGTGTGGACTCGGAAGCAGTTCCGAAGGTAGATGGACAGCTAAATGAATACTTCTGCTGA